The following are from one region of the Hymenobacter sp. YIM 151858-1 genome:
- a CDS encoding acyltransferase family protein gives MINQQIPLLQINQTNSSNHNANFDYSLEALRGLAAFLVVLEHAYKPETSLDPNYNLEGVWQIPMPGHLSVIVFFMLSGYVIGLANRKAITTNEERKLYLKKRLVRLYPLYALAIIATVLVASLHNAYIQLSSVGGWVFFLQGLAVEVPAFNQPLWSLSYEIIYYLLFLLVSYKQWRAEWVALFFLGTGLTIHALQLKPMVLASYSYGAVFWFLGLLMTRFKKSETPQKYGVMLAFLLLMLCFHRLNFGGIVLASLRLDVNEVQAPYFFDRAIVFSDISLLCYCVPLLLCFTNRFVFGKRFIELIAFSIPGLYLMAYIVSGKIKQPDLYNTVFFPSIFYLLSILAYVFSSNLESAGRLILDKLKPLGLISYGVYIIHVPILSIFSLVPVFTGTVLSFAIRLIIYLFIVLLVGWVLERKVQPWFKEKLM, from the coding sequence GTGATAAACCAACAAATTCCTCTTTTGCAAATCAACCAAACCAACAGCAGTAATCATAATGCAAATTTCGATTACTCATTAGAAGCCTTGAGGGGTTTAGCTGCATTCCTAGTAGTGCTAGAGCATGCATATAAGCCAGAAACCTCCTTGGACCCTAACTACAATCTTGAGGGCGTTTGGCAAATTCCGATGCCGGGACACCTTAGTGTGATAGTGTTTTTTATGCTGTCGGGTTATGTGATTGGGCTAGCAAATCGAAAAGCTATTACAACTAACGAGGAGCGTAAATTATACCTTAAGAAGCGTCTTGTTCGGCTCTATCCATTGTATGCTCTTGCAATAATAGCCACGGTTTTAGTCGCGTCATTGCACAATGCATATATTCAATTAAGTTCAGTAGGTGGTTGGGTGTTTTTCTTGCAGGGCTTAGCAGTAGAAGTACCTGCGTTCAACCAGCCTTTATGGTCGCTGAGTTACGAAATAATTTACTATTTACTATTCTTATTAGTTTCCTATAAACAATGGCGGGCTGAGTGGGTAGCACTATTTTTCTTAGGCACTGGTTTAACTATTCATGCTTTGCAACTCAAACCCATGGTGCTTGCTTCATATTCCTATGGAGCTGTTTTTTGGTTTTTAGGATTGTTAATGACCCGGTTCAAAAAAAGCGAAACACCTCAAAAGTATGGAGTGATGCTAGCTTTCTTGCTGCTTATGCTTTGTTTCCATAGGCTCAACTTTGGGGGTATTGTTCTTGCTTCACTTCGTTTAGATGTAAATGAGGTTCAAGCTCCGTATTTTTTTGATCGTGCCATTGTGTTTTCTGATATATCCCTGCTTTGTTACTGTGTTCCTTTACTACTCTGTTTCACCAATCGATTTGTCTTTGGCAAACGTTTTATTGAGTTGATTGCTTTTTCTATTCCTGGATTGTATCTTATGGCATATATCGTTTCTGGTAAGATAAAGCAGCCTGATCTTTATAATACTGTATTCTTTCCTTCTATTTTTTATTTATTATCAATATTGGCATATGTCTTCAGTTCTAATCTGGAGTCTGCTGGAAGATTGATTTTAGATAAGTTGAAGCCTCTAGGTCTAATTTCATATGGAGTTTATATTATTCATGTTCCAATTCTGTCTATTTTTAGTTTAGTGCCGGTGTTTACAGGTACAGTTCTGTCGTTCGCTATAAGATTAATAATTTATTTGTTTATTGTTCTTTTGGTAGGATGGGTTTTAGAACGCAAGGTGCAGCCTTGGTTTAAAGAAAAGCTCATGTAG
- a CDS encoding asparaginase: MKPEIIVEHAAEGAGNSGPVASVLVIYTGGTVGMSVNRRGELVPMKFGQIQKKMPELRQLGMRVSVLSLPEPIDSSNVTPAEWLQLAALLAEHYPHYDGFVVLHGTDTMAYSAAALSYLLENLGKPVVFTGAQVPVGRIRTDARRNLVTALEIAAARHPRAGTVRVPEVCVFFNDVLIRGTRAKKVESQHYSAFKSENLPPLARAGIELEFNDNLVRLLPAGPLRVHQHLDDRVAVLKLFPGITERMVRATLGADDLRGCVLETYGSGNAPTAPWFLQCLRDAHARGVHVLNVSQCEEGRVIQGRYETSAHLTDLGVIGGEDITTEAAITKLMFVLGLGLDVAATRRLLMQDLRGEISPSQPMQAGLRF, from the coding sequence TTGAAGCCAGAAATAATCGTTGAGCATGCCGCCGAGGGCGCGGGCAATTCAGGCCCCGTGGCCTCGGTGCTGGTGATTTACACCGGCGGCACGGTGGGCATGTCGGTAAACCGCCGCGGCGAGCTGGTGCCCATGAAGTTCGGGCAGATCCAGAAGAAAATGCCCGAGCTGCGCCAGCTGGGCATGCGCGTATCGGTGCTGAGCTTGCCCGAGCCCATCGACTCGAGCAACGTAACGCCCGCCGAGTGGCTGCAGCTGGCCGCCCTTCTGGCGGAGCACTACCCGCACTACGATGGCTTTGTGGTGCTGCACGGCACCGATACCATGGCCTACTCGGCTGCCGCCCTCAGCTACCTGCTCGAGAACCTAGGCAAGCCCGTGGTGTTCACGGGCGCGCAGGTGCCGGTGGGGCGCATCCGTACCGATGCCCGCCGCAACCTCGTTACGGCCCTCGAAATTGCCGCTGCCCGCCACCCGCGCGCTGGCACTGTGCGCGTGCCCGAGGTGTGCGTGTTTTTCAACGATGTGCTGATTCGGGGCACCCGCGCCAAAAAGGTCGAAAGCCAGCACTACTCCGCCTTCAAAAGCGAAAATCTGCCGCCGCTGGCCCGGGCCGGCATCGAGCTGGAATTCAACGACAACCTGGTGCGCCTGCTGCCCGCGGGCCCCCTGCGCGTGCACCAGCACCTCGACGACCGCGTGGCCGTGCTCAAGCTGTTTCCGGGCATCACCGAGCGCATGGTGCGGGCTACCCTAGGTGCCGACGACCTCCGCGGCTGCGTGCTCGAAACCTACGGCTCGGGCAACGCGCCCACCGCGCCGTGGTTTTTGCAATGCTTGCGCGATGCCCACGCCCGCGGCGTGCACGTGCTCAACGTAAGCCAGTGCGAAGAAGGCCGCGTAATCCAGGGCCGCTACGAAACCAGCGCCCACCTCACCGACCTGGGCGTAATCGGTGGCGAAGACATTACTACTGAGGCCGCTATCACCAAACTCATGTTCGTGCTGGGCCTGGGTCTGGATGTGGCCGCCACCCGGCGTTTGCTGATGCAAGACCTGCGCGGCGAAATCTCCCCGAGCCAACCTATGCAGGCCGGGTTGCGTTTCTGA
- a CDS encoding TatD family hydrolase translates to MILTDSHAHIYAEQFKEDRDEALDRAYAAGVSTILMPNIDHTSIDAMLETEARHPQHCFAMMGLHPCHVHKGFERELYQVEDWLGKRPFAAVGECGVDLYWDKTTLGWQQEALRVQLDLAKKHKLPIVLHTRDAFAETAELVEQAQDGTLRGVFHCFSGTREEAERAIRLGFKLGIGGVATFKNGGLDQVLPHLGLEHLLLETDCPYLAPVPHRGKRNEPSYLPLVAKRVAELMKKDVEEVAEATTRTARELFSL, encoded by the coding sequence GTGATTCTGACCGATTCCCACGCCCATATCTACGCCGAGCAGTTTAAAGAAGACCGCGACGAGGCCCTCGACCGCGCCTACGCCGCCGGGGTCAGCACCATTCTCATGCCCAACATCGACCACACCAGCATCGATGCCATGCTCGAGACCGAGGCGCGCCACCCGCAGCACTGCTTTGCCATGATGGGCTTGCACCCGTGCCACGTGCACAAAGGCTTTGAGCGCGAGCTGTACCAAGTGGAGGATTGGCTTGGCAAGCGCCCGTTTGCGGCGGTAGGGGAGTGCGGCGTCGATTTGTACTGGGACAAAACCACCCTGGGTTGGCAGCAGGAGGCCCTGCGCGTGCAGCTCGATCTGGCCAAAAAGCACAAACTGCCCATCGTGCTGCACACCCGCGACGCCTTCGCCGAAACCGCCGAGCTGGTAGAGCAAGCCCAGGACGGCACGCTGCGGGGCGTATTCCACTGCTTTTCGGGGACGCGCGAAGAGGCCGAACGTGCCATCAGGCTGGGCTTTAAGCTGGGCATTGGCGGCGTGGCTACCTTCAAAAACGGCGGCCTAGATCAGGTACTGCCCCACCTGGGGCTGGAGCACCTGCTGCTCGAAACCGATTGCCCATACCTCGCGCCCGTACCGCACCGCGGCAAGCGCAACGAGCCCAGCTACTTGCCCCTGGTGGCCAAGCGAGTAGCCGAGCTGATGAAAAAGGACGTGGAGGAAGTGGCCGAGGCTACGACCCGCACCGCCCGCGAACTGTTCAGCCTGTAG